The following proteins are co-located in the Silene latifolia isolate original U9 population chromosome 1, ASM4854445v1, whole genome shotgun sequence genome:
- the LOC141642801 gene encoding uncharacterized protein LOC141642801, producing MPGLSPKIAVHRLAIKKGTNPKNQPQHRFRPDFVPEIEKEVNKLIEAGCERSSYRRLLFDHPCQQSGKFRDDLPGEEILYVDVLPPWQMYFDGVARQDGAGAGVVFVTPQNHLMPYAFTLTQLCTNNMAEYQALILGLQMAIEIGVRDMDIYGDSELVVNQVLGEYEVKKEDMIPYHQRALQLLNQLDDIHVGHVPRSANKLADALANLAATLALGAEESMKVPVCNRWAVSLLEGEENVDTTNMICVYTADEDDWRQPIIDFLDHQKLPDDLRHKVEIRRRAPKFIHYKGTLYRRSFSGQWLRCLSKDEAAEAMHEAHSGICGAHQSGPKLHDRVKRMGYYWPTMFKQYKSSMYNASTNGLAEAFNKTLCNLLKKVVAKSNRDWHERIGEALWAYRTTYKTPTQATPYALVYGVEVVLPLELQIPSLRIAIQEGLTDDENGKLRLSELEALDEKRLEAQQKLQCYQARLSRAFNKKVCPRSFQVGDLVLAVRRPIITSHKPVGKFTSKWDGPYVVQEVYTNGAYKIFDEDGVRVGPINGKFLKRYYS from the exons ATGCCTGGACTCAGCCCAAAAATTGCAGTTCATCGTTTAGCAATCAAGAAAGGCACCAATCCCAAAAACCAACCTCAACATCGTTTCAGGCCGGACTTTGTACCTGAAATTGAAAAGGAAGTCAACAAACTCATTGAAGCAG GCTGTGAAAGGTCAAGCTATCGCCGACTTCTTTTCGATCATCCGTGCCAGCAGAGTGGGAAATTTCGAGATGACCTCCCAGGAGAAGAAATTTTGTACGTGGACGTTCTACCTCCATGGCAGATGTACTTTGATGGTGTTGCAAGGCAAGATGGAGCTGGAGCTGGAGTTGTGTttgtaactccacaaaatcatctcATGCCATATGCCTTTACACTTACTCAGTTGTGCACGAATAATATGGCAGAATACCAAGCTCTTATACTCGGCCTTCAAATGGCGATTGAAATAGGCGTCAGGGATATGGACATCTACGGAGACTCAGAGTTAGTGGTCAACCAAGTCCTTGGGGAATATGAAGTGAAAAAGGAAGACATGATTCCCTACCATCAACGGGCATTACAACTGCTGAATCAACTTGACGACATCCATGTTGGTCATGTACcaaggagtgccaataagttggctGACGCGCTTGCTAATCTTGCAGCCACTTTGGCACTGGGGGCAGAAGAGTCTATGAAAGTCCCAGTCTGCAACCGCTGGGCAGTATCTTTGCTTGAAGGAGAAGAAAATGTAGACACAACCAACATGATATGCGTCTACACAGCTGATGAAGATGATTGGCGTCAACCTATCATTGATTTCTTGGACCACCAAAAATTACCTGATGATCTCAGACACAAGGTTGAGATACGTCGACGTGCTCCAAAGTTTATTCACTATAAAGGGACGCTCTACAGACGTTCTTTCTCAGGCCAATGGTTGAGGTGTCTAAGCAAGGACGAAGCTGCTGAAGCAATGCATGAAGCTCACTCTGGCATTTGTGGCGCTCACCAATCTGGGCCTAAACTTCATGATCGCGTAAAGAGAATGGGGTATTACTGGCCAACCATG ttcaaacaatacaagtcatCCATGTACAATGCCTCTACAAATGGTTTGGCTGAAGCCTTCAACAAGACCCTTTGCAACTTGCTGAAGAAAGTAGTAGCAAAGTCAAATCGAGACTGGCATGAAAGGATTGGTGAAGCATTGTGGGCATATCGTACCacatacaaaacacctactcaAGCAACCCCGTATGCATTGGTGTATGGAGTGGAGGTTGTGCTGCCTTTGGAGTTGCAGATACCTTCCTTACGCATTGCTATTCAGGAGGGACTCACAGATGATGAGAATGGCAAGTTGCGATTATCAGAGTTGGAAGCTCTCGATGAAAAGAGACTAGAGGCTCAACAAAAGCTGCAATGTTATCAAGCAAGGTTGTCacgcgcattcaacaaaaaggtgtgCCCTCGTTCTTTCCAAGTGGGAGACCTGGTACTTGCAGTACGAAGGCCAATCATCACATCTCACAAACCAGTTGGTAAATTCACCTCTAAGTGGGATGGCCCATACGTGGTGCAAGAAGTCTACACAAATGGTGCTTATAAGATTTTTGATGAAGACGGTGTGCGTGTCGGTCCAATCAACGGAAAATTCTTGAAGCGCTACTATTCTTGA